The genomic DNA CCCGGGCCGGCGTGAGAATAACCTGGAGATGAAATCCACTCTGTTGCGCGAGGTCTCAAACAATGCCTTATACATGAGCTGTTCGAGCATGTTCTGGCGCCGGATATCGACAATGAAGGCGACTTTCGGCTCGAGTGCCGCAATGTAGGTGAAGTTCTGTTCGGGGCCGACGCCGATGTAGGCGCCGGGCTGTTGCAGGGCATCGCGGGTTTGCTTCAGCGTGGGAATGACGGTCTGGTAGGAGGTTTCGTTCGAAAGCAGGTTCTCGTAGCGGAAGGTGCCGCCCTCCTCGGAGAATCCGGCAATCATGCGCCAGAACATGTCGTCGGGGATGGAAGGGGCGGTATTCTCCGCCCGAACGGTCAGGAGAGATAGCAGTATTAGCGAAATAGCGATGACAGCGACGCGCCGGTTCACATTTTCCTTTGACACTGTCCGGGGTGAAATGGTTCCTGAATTTCGCAAATCTTAAGTCGGCTGTACCACCATTCCCCGCCTTTCCAAGGCGGGGTGGCTGCGCGCATCAAAGATCCCAGATTCGCGCGCAGACGGGGCGGTTCGTAAATTCCATCAACAAAATAAGGAGCGCTTCGCGGTTCGTTGCTAACCACTATTACTGCTTCGCCCTGTCGGGCTCGCGCTTCGCGCCCGCCCTCGCGTTCTAACGATTTGATCGTTCGGGCGCCCCTCCTTGAAAACGGAGGGGAATGGTGCCGTCTCCTTCTTTCAGATCACACCGTTTTCGCCAGAACCCGCACCAGGGCCTGATTGAATTTCAGCGGATCCTGGAGCTCCGAGCCCTCCGCCAATACCGCATATCCGTACAGAACCTCAGCGAGATCATCCAGCGCGGCATCGTCCACGTGGTTCCGCATTTTGGCGATGAGTTCGTGGTTCGGGTTCAATTCGAGAATGCGCTTCTGCTTCGCCGCCTCGCCTTTCATCTGACTGAGAATCTTCTCGAGATTCGGGCTGACGTCGTGCTCTGAGACCACCAGGCACGCCGGCGACGACGTCAACCGCGCCGACAGGCGAACTTCCTTCACCCGATCGTCGAGCTTCTTCTGCAGGGCCTCTGTGAGCTTTTCGAATTCCGGTTTCTTTTCCTCAACGCTTTTCTCGTCGCCCAGATCCGCCGTCCCTTTCGCGATCGACTTCATCGGCTTGCCGTCGAATTCCGTCTGCCATTGCACGAACATTTCGTCGACCGGGTCCACCATATAAAGGACCTCGAAACCCTTCTCCCGGAACGCTTCAAGATGAGGCGAATGCTCGACGGCGCGGCGCGACGGGCCGGTCAGGTAGTAGATCGCGGTTTGATCGGATTTCATCCGGCCGGCATAGTCCTTCAGGCTGGTGAGCTTCTCCGGATCGTTCGACGACTCAAATAAAAACAGAGGCACCAGCTTATCTTTGTTATCAAAGTCGAATCCCGCGCCTTCCTTCAGCACCCGGCCGAACTGCTTCCAAAGCGTGACGTATTTCTCGGCCTCCTTGCGCTGCATTTCTTCGAGCGAATCGAGAACTTTCTTCGTCAGCCATTTCCGGATCTGGGCAATGTGGCGGTCTTCCTGAAGCCGCTGACGCGAGACGTTGAGCGGGAGATCGGCGGAATCGACCACGCCGCGAATGAAACGCAGGTATGGAGGCAATAACTCCTCGCAGCGTTCC from Terriglobia bacterium includes the following:
- the htpG gene encoding molecular chaperone HtpG, translating into MTTNVETFQFQAEARQVLDLMIHSLYTNKDIFLRELISNASDALDRIRFEALSRPDLIGADEKLEIWLESDPKERTLTISDNGIGMSREEVVANIGTIAKSGTREMMQALREKHESSETLTTLIGQFGVGFYSAFMVADRVTLVTRRAGEDRAIQWESAGDGTFTITDSSKFSRGTSITLHLKKFEEDAEIEDFTNKWTIEQIVKRYSDFVAYPVIFKDKEGKEADKTLNSMKPIWTRPRSEVTDEEYKEFYKHISHDWNEPMETWSFRAEGRSEYQALLFVPSEAPFDLFYATGKFGLHLFVRRVLIMERCEELLPPYLRFIRGVVDSADLPLNVSRQRLQEDRHIAQIRKWLTKKVLDSLEEMQRKEAEKYVTLWKQFGRVLKEGAGFDFDNKDKLVPLFLFESSNDPEKLTSLKDYAGRMKSDQTAIYYLTGPSRRAVEHSPHLEAFREKGFEVLYMVDPVDEMFVQWQTEFDGKPMKSIAKGTADLGDEKSVEEKKPEFEKLTEALQKKLDDRVKEVRLSARLTSSPACLVVSEHDVSPNLEKILSQMKGEAAKQKRILELNPNHELIAKMRNHVDDAALDDLAEVLYGYAVLAEGSELQDPLKFNQALVRVLAKTV